Within the Borrelia hispanica CRI genome, the region TTTGTCTGAAGAGCTCTTAGTTTCTGAAGATAATTTAGATAAACTTTTTTATGATAAAAGATTTAAGTGTTTGGACTCTAGAGGTATAAAAGAATGAGGGATATTATAGCTATCTCTTCAATTAAGGGTGGCGTTGGTAAAAGTATAACGGCAATAATGCTAGGTTATATTTTATCTTCTAAAAAATATAAAACCTTGCTTATAGATATTGACTCTCAAGCTAGCGTTACTTCTTATTTTCTTCCTTATTTTGAAAACAAAATTGATATAAGAGAATATAATATTTATGAAGTATTAAAATCTAAAAAATCTTTTATGAGTATTGTTCACAAAATAACAGATGATTTGCATTTTGCTCCATCTCATATTAAACTTTCTCAGTTTTCAGGAGAAAATATTATTGGACAAGAGTATAAATTGAAAACGATTTTAACACCTTATTTTGAAGAATATGATTATATATTGATTGATACCCCTCCATCGGTTAATAAAGAGCTTATTAATTCTTTGATGATTGCTACTAAGGTTGTTATTCCTCTGCCTGCAGAACTTTGGGCAATTGAGAGTTATGAAATTTTGAAAAGTAAAATGCAGGAAATTATTAATGCTTATCAAAAACAGGATTTTAAAAATTATTATGTTATTCAGACTCTTTATGAAGAGAATAGAAAAATAAAAAAAGAATTTTTTTATAGTTTGCAGCAGCTTTATAAAGAATATGTTCCAATTAAGATTCATAGAAGTGCTGCTATTCAAAAAATGATTACTTATAGATTGGAACCTCAGAAAGGTGAAAGATATTATAATGAGTATGTAAGAGTTGCTGAAGTTATTGAAGGTGTCTATAATATGTAAATATTTGTAAGATAATTTGTAAAATATAAATATTTGTAAACCAGTTTACAAATATTTATATTTAGGAAACAGAAATGAAATTAGATATACTTGATAC harbors:
- a CDS encoding ParA family protein, which gives rise to MRDIIAISSIKGGVGKSITAIMLGYILSSKKYKTLLIDIDSQASVTSYFLPYFENKIDIREYNIYEVLKSKKSFMSIVHKITDDLHFAPSHIKLSQFSGENIIGQEYKLKTILTPYFEEYDYILIDTPPSVNKELINSLMIATKVVIPLPAELWAIESYEILKSKMQEIINAYQKQDFKNYYVIQTLYEENRKIKKEFFYSLQQLYKEYVPIKIHRSAAIQKMITYRLEPQKGERYYNEYVRVAEVIEGVYNM